The sequence below is a genomic window from Draconibacterium halophilum.
TTATGAATCAGGTAAATTGAGAAATTTAACAGGGCTTGATGGTTGTGGTTGGATTATTGAGTTAGATGATAATTCGAAGTTAGAACCTATAAATTTAGAAGCCTTTGATTTGGAATTAGTAGAGAATAAAGAAATCAAATTTAAATATCAGCAAAGGGATGATTTAGGAAGTTATTGCATGGTCGGTATACTGATTGAGATTGATGAAATAATGGATGTGGCAAAATTATCATGTGACCAAAGAGTTATAATAAGTCCTGAAGAATATGAGAATGCACCTAATGACCCGTTTTCAATAACGGAAATAACAATTACGGCAGATTGTTTGAATATCAGATATTCAGCAAGTGGTTGTGATGGTAATACTTGGAAAATAAAATTGATTGATTCAGGAAATATTGCAGAATCCTATCCGTTTCAAAGAACACTGAGATTGTCACTTGATAACAATGAAGCATGTAGGGCAGTTATAGGAAAAGATATTTCGTTTGATATTAAGGACTTACAGATAGTTGGTGATGATAAAGTGATTCTCCATGTATCAGGAGAAGAAATACTATATGAATATTAGAGTAAACACCAGCTACCAACAAGAAATATAAGTCATAGCGGGGGTTCGAGAGTTTTTTGAAAGTTTATTACATTTACTCAGCAAATGGTGACCCGTGATAGTGAAGTAGCGCTGAATTTTCGCTACGAACTCATACACAAAACCGTTGGCAATAATTATCCACATCTGTATAACATAGAATAAACTAAATCGTCAAATAATAAACAATTTAAAATATATTTTATAATGAAATACACTATTCTGGTCATTATGTTTTTAATTTTTGTCAGTTGTAACACTGAAACAAAATCCAAGCAAGAAAATTCAGAAACTCCAACAAAAACTCAGAAAAGACTAAAAAAAATTGATCTTCCCATTGAAATAATACAAGCAGAAGTGTCATATTTAAGTAGCCCTATACATGCGAATAATACTACGCAGTTAAACTACGAATTGAATATTCTGAATAATTATAGAATACCCTTAAGTTTAAAAAAGGTGGAGATTTTTGATTTGCAAAACAATGATTTTCCAATAGCTGTATTTGATTCACTTTACATTGAAGAACATTTTGATAGACCTGGGGCTAACGATTTGGATGATTTGAAATTGATTTCGGGTAATGAATATGGAATTTTACATATTAACCTGGTATTTGACACGAACAAATCAACTCCAGACCAAATATTTCACAAGCTCTATTTTGAAAGGTTAAATAAGAAAAATGAACGCATAGTCCATCCGATGGAAGTTGCAATTGTTAATGTTCCTAAACCCACCGAACTTTCACTCGGATTACCTTTTAATAAAAAAGGAAAATGGCTGTACGGAGCCGAAAGTCATGAAGGAGCTAGATTTATAACCGAAGGAAAGGCCACCTACCCTCAGCGGTTTGGTATGGACTGGGTATTTATTGATAATGATGGATTATTGGCAAAAGACGATATTAAAGAGAATAAAAATTGGAATACCTATGGAATTGAATTAATATCGGTTGCAGATGGAAAAGTTATTGATATAAAAGATGGAATAATAGAAAATGAGCCATTATCTGAAGAGATGGCTGTACGCATAACGAAAGAAACTATTGGTGGCAATTATATTATCATCGACATAGGTAACAATATCCATGCTTTTTATGGACATTTAATTCCTAACAGCCTCAAATTAAGTATTGGCGATAACGTTAAAAAAGGACAGACTATAGGCTTACTAGGTAATAGCGGAAACTCTGATGCTCCGCATTTACACTTTCATTTAGAATCTAAATCCAATGACTTTTTAGGTGGAGAAGGAATACCCTATTTAATTACTGAATTTACTCAGTTAAAAAAATACTCAGTTGAAGAATTTGATCAATTATTTAATGAAAATAATGTTTCTTTAGACGCTTTAAAACCAATAGAAAAAAGTAATGAACTCCCGAGTGGATATGGATTAATTGAAGTTAAATAAATACTGCCAACACGCGGCATATAATATTGGGGTCTAGTTGGTGTAAGCATCCCCTTTTTTAAGACGATCTAAAAATCGATTTGTAAACGAATTTCCCCTTCATAATTGCCTAGCTCCATTAGGGAAAATGCTGAAAATGTCGTTTTCGTCAGCATAAAAGTGTAAAAAGCTGATTAGAAGTGTAAAAGCAATTGATAATAGTTTATATTTGTTTTTAGGACGCAATACAATAGTTTATAAAAAAGTTAAAAAAGAACAGGGTTTTTTACACTTATTACTGTGTTTTATCAGAACGCTGGTAGGTGTGGTAAAGTCTCTTCAAGTTGCAGTCTGTATAAGTATTGTTAAACTAAAATGAATGTATAATGAAACGAATTTTAGTGGCAGAAGACAACAGATTAATTCTGGAGACCGTTGCGCATAGTTTATCCAGAGAAGGCTATCAAATTATTAAAGCCGAGGATGGAAAAGACTGCTTAACAAAGCTCGAAAGCAATGAGGTTGATTTGCTTATTACCGATCTGTATATGCCAAATATAAATGGTCTCGAAGTAATTTCGAGGTTACACGAGTTTTATAAAAAGTTAATTCCGGTAATGGTTTTATCGGCAGCAGGAGCTGAAGAAAATGTGATGAAAGCTTTTGATCTTGGTGCCGATGATTACATGGTAAAACCTTTTAGCCTGATTGAACTAAATATGAGGGTAAAAAGACTATTATCTGCCAGGAAATAGTATATTTAGTTTCAATTAGAAACTCATAATCAATGCGACATATCAGCTTTGCGATTAATCTGTTGATTGTAAATTGTTTTGCTTTTTTATGTTTCGTTGCCGTTCCTCAAGTCGTTCAGGCGAAGCACTTGTTAATTGTACAAGCCGGCGTTTCAATTCAACAA
It includes:
- a CDS encoding M23 family metallopeptidase translates to MKYTILVIMFLIFVSCNTETKSKQENSETPTKTQKRLKKIDLPIEIIQAEVSYLSSPIHANNTTQLNYELNILNNYRIPLSLKKVEIFDLQNNDFPIAVFDSLYIEEHFDRPGANDLDDLKLISGNEYGILHINLVFDTNKSTPDQIFHKLYFERLNKKNERIVHPMEVAIVNVPKPTELSLGLPFNKKGKWLYGAESHEGARFITEGKATYPQRFGMDWVFIDNDGLLAKDDIKENKNWNTYGIELISVADGKVIDIKDGIIENEPLSEEMAVRITKETIGGNYIIIDIGNNIHAFYGHLIPNSLKLSIGDNVKKGQTIGLLGNSGNSDAPHLHFHLESKSNDFLGGEGIPYLITEFTQLKKYSVEEFDQLFNENNVSLDALKPIEKSNELPSGYGLIEVK
- a CDS encoding response regulator transcription factor; this translates as MKRILVAEDNRLILETVAHSLSREGYQIIKAEDGKDCLTKLESNEVDLLITDLYMPNINGLEVISRLHEFYKKLIPVMVLSAAGAEENVMKAFDLGADDYMVKPFSLIELNMRVKRLLSARK